A single Longimicrobiales bacterium DNA region contains:
- a CDS encoding murein L,D-transpeptidase catalytic domain family protein: MRPVSASRLSAGAILVIIAFITAAAGSTRAEAASDGTVSRLVAGTAPVTAASDDLSDVSSDRAVAMPAIARRTSTPADAPSDRADEALRALADRVTRSSHSDALRTAFTAYYNYRSANPGSVTKPYLYYVDMGLDNGTARGYVFDMDQLTVVDGPFTVAHGRGSARTRDGVPTSFSNRPGSKATSLGLYLAQETYNFSGKSGGRRYTSVGLRMRGESGKFNSAARSRGIVAHGAPYVTAGSAGRSEGCPAMEMKRAQRLLPMIANGGVVFIYSPKASDWLSRDPWILAD; this comes from the coding sequence ATGCGTCCTGTTTCAGCATCCCGCCTGTCCGCCGGTGCCATCCTCGTCATTATCGCATTCATCACCGCCGCCGCCGGCTCGACCCGCGCAGAAGCCGCGAGTGACGGCACAGTGAGCCGGCTGGTCGCCGGGACTGCGCCCGTGACCGCTGCGTCGGACGACCTCTCCGACGTGTCGTCCGACAGGGCCGTGGCGATGCCGGCCATCGCCAGGCGGACTTCGACTCCCGCGGACGCACCGTCCGACAGGGCCGATGAGGCTCTGCGCGCGCTGGCCGATCGCGTGACGCGCTCCAGCCATTCGGACGCGCTCCGCACTGCGTTCACCGCCTATTACAACTACCGCAGCGCCAATCCCGGCAGCGTCACGAAGCCCTATCTCTACTATGTCGACATGGGCCTCGATAACGGCACCGCGCGCGGTTACGTGTTCGACATGGACCAGCTGACCGTCGTCGACGGCCCGTTCACCGTCGCCCACGGCCGCGGCTCAGCTCGCACCCGCGATGGCGTGCCGACCAGCTTCTCCAACCGGCCCGGCAGCAAGGCCACGTCACTCGGACTGTACCTCGCCCAGGAGACATACAACTTCAGCGGCAAGTCCGGCGGCCGGCGCTACACGTCCGTAGGCCTCCGCATGCGCGGTGAATCCGGCAAGTTCAACAGCGCCGCCCGCAGCCGCGGCATCGTCGCACATGGCGCCCCCTACGTCACCGCCGGTTCGGCCGGCCGCAGCGAGGGCTGCCCCGCCATGGAGATGAAGCGCGCCCAGCGCCTCCTCCCCATGATCGCCAACGGCGGCGTCGTTTTCATCTACTCGCCGAAGGCCTCCGACTGGCTCAGCAGGGATCCCTGGATCCTCGCCGACTGA
- a CDS encoding MATE family efflux transporter, whose translation MSQPAEDEAAAEPLKATVADPLPPPAPPRRTRFDRSIIEGPLTPAVWKLAWPTMLQNIIGGLQGIVDHVMVGRYVGYTGNAAIGVSWQIFLVVVVFISSLFTGMSVLVARFAGAGDDEKVNRTVYQGFLTAFVLSLGVLAPLGYVLAPSLLNVVNATPEVAAEALPYLRIMFVFSWGLLIFFMLGGALRSAGDAQTPMRLGIIATIANLVLNVILIPGLGPVPALGTTGAALGTVIAMCSVGAYAIYALYRGRWVVEFPKNSKLRPDWPIIRALFRFGLPTGVQGIAMNVGGVMLLAYIGSLAQSAAAQAAYTVVYTQLFSLITWTSVGLMGAAAAMAGQNLGAGQPERAADAVHAAGRIAVSGAAVVGVLFLVMPRQLLSIFGMAEPEVVELGVQLMRVLSISGVFIAVALTYTGGLQGTGDTRSPLHISIISQVVIPLGMCFVLDQMGTLDAIDIWLAILIGHMTRCVLSVIRFRQGRWRTISVDIGHA comes from the coding sequence ATGAGCCAGCCGGCTGAGGACGAGGCCGCGGCGGAGCCGCTGAAGGCCACGGTGGCCGACCCGCTGCCGCCGCCGGCACCGCCGCGCCGCACGCGTTTCGATCGATCGATCATCGAGGGGCCGCTCACGCCGGCCGTGTGGAAGCTCGCCTGGCCGACGATGCTGCAGAACATCATCGGCGGACTCCAGGGCATCGTCGACCACGTGATGGTCGGACGCTATGTCGGCTACACCGGCAATGCGGCGATCGGTGTCTCCTGGCAGATCTTCCTCGTCGTCGTCGTGTTCATCTCCTCGCTGTTCACCGGCATGAGCGTGCTCGTCGCACGCTTCGCGGGCGCGGGCGATGACGAGAAGGTGAACCGCACCGTCTACCAGGGTTTCCTCACCGCGTTCGTTCTGTCGCTCGGCGTGCTCGCTCCGCTCGGTTACGTGCTCGCGCCGTCCCTGCTGAACGTCGTCAATGCGACGCCGGAAGTAGCCGCCGAGGCGCTGCCGTATCTGCGCATCATGTTCGTCTTCAGCTGGGGCCTGCTCATCTTCTTCATGCTCGGCGGTGCGCTCCGTTCCGCTGGCGATGCGCAGACGCCGATGCGGCTCGGCATCATCGCGACCATCGCGAACCTGGTGCTGAACGTCATCCTGATCCCCGGCCTTGGTCCGGTACCGGCCCTCGGTACGACCGGCGCGGCTCTGGGCACCGTCATCGCCATGTGCAGTGTCGGCGCGTACGCCATCTACGCGCTCTACCGCGGCCGCTGGGTCGTCGAGTTCCCGAAGAACTCGAAGCTGCGTCCGGACTGGCCGATCATCCGCGCCCTGTTCCGCTTCGGTCTGCCGACCGGTGTGCAGGGGATCGCAATGAACGTGGGCGGCGTCATGCTGCTGGCGTACATCGGGTCGCTCGCGCAGAGTGCGGCGGCACAGGCCGCATACACGGTGGTCTACACGCAGCTCTTCTCGCTGATCACGTGGACGTCGGTCGGGCTCATGGGCGCCGCCGCTGCCATGGCGGGCCAGAACCTCGGCGCCGGCCAGCCGGAGCGCGCGGCCGACGCCGTCCACGCCGCCGGCCGCATCGCCGTGTCGGGCGCCGCCGTGGTCGGTGTGCTGTTCCTCGTGATGCCGCGCCAGCTCCTCAGCATCTTCGGCATGGCGGAGCCCGAAGTCGTCGAGCTCGGCGTGCAGCTCATGCGCGTGCTGAGCATCTCGGGTGTCTTCATCGCCGTCGCGCTCACCTACACCGGCGGGTTGCAGGGCACCGGCGATACGCGCAGTCCGCTCCACATATCCATCATCTCGCAGGTCGTGATCCCGCTCGGCATGTGCTTCGTCCTCGACCAGATGGGCACACTCGACGCCATCGATATCTGGCTCGCAATACTCATCGGGCACATGACGCGCTGTGTCCTGAGCGTGATCCGGTTCCGCCAGGGACGCTGGCGTACGATCTCCGTCGACATCGGCCACGCGTGA
- a CDS encoding DASS family sodium-coupled anion symporter translates to MTPTPELTIGRRQRIGLFAGPVLLAVLLLLDPPSGMTLPAWRTAAIGIFMACWWITEAVPIPATALTPLLLFPLLGVLPVGSTAAPYANPIIFLFLGGFVIALAMERHGLHRRIALRVVRMMGVHPPVLVLGFMAATAFLSMWVSNTATAVMMLPIGLSVVQLVRPEAGDGPMDFNFAIALMLGIAYAASIGGLATLIGTPPNALLAAFMRETYDVEVGFAQWMVVGLPLAIVSLPLSWLVLTKVVFPIRIREIPGGAAAIQREYAKLGPISRAERSVAVIFVVTALLWVTRPLLDAWLPGLSDTSIAIAAALATFVVPVSLRDGEFLMDWETAERLPWGVLLLFGGGLALADAVTTTGLAGWIGEALAGLQAWPLLLIIVLITAVVIFLTELTSNTATAAAFLPLVASLALGIGENPFVLLVPAAIAASCAFMLPVATPPNAIVYGSGYVTVPQMARAGIWLNMLFIALITLMVYSLVIVAFGIELGTLPEWSARVGPGGSLP, encoded by the coding sequence ATGACACCGACGCCGGAGCTCACCATCGGACGACGCCAGCGTATCGGTCTATTCGCCGGACCCGTTCTGCTTGCCGTGCTCCTCCTGCTCGACCCGCCGTCGGGGATGACGCTGCCGGCCTGGCGCACGGCGGCCATCGGGATCTTCATGGCGTGCTGGTGGATAACCGAGGCCGTGCCGATTCCGGCGACCGCCCTCACGCCGCTGCTGCTCTTCCCGCTGCTCGGCGTGCTGCCGGTCGGGTCGACGGCGGCGCCATACGCCAACCCGATCATCTTCCTGTTCCTGGGCGGCTTCGTCATCGCCCTTGCCATGGAGCGCCACGGCCTGCATCGCCGCATCGCGCTGCGCGTCGTGCGCATGATGGGCGTGCACCCGCCGGTCCTGGTGCTCGGGTTCATGGCCGCGACCGCGTTCCTGAGTATGTGGGTGAGCAATACGGCGACGGCCGTGATGATGCTGCCGATCGGGCTCTCCGTCGTGCAGCTGGTGAGGCCCGAGGCCGGGGACGGACCCATGGACTTCAACTTCGCGATCGCGCTGATGCTGGGGATCGCATACGCCGCGAGCATTGGCGGTCTCGCGACGCTGATCGGCACACCGCCGAACGCACTGCTCGCCGCCTTCATGCGCGAGACATACGACGTCGAAGTCGGCTTCGCGCAGTGGATGGTCGTCGGCCTGCCACTCGCGATCGTGTCGCTGCCCCTGTCCTGGCTGGTTCTGACGAAAGTCGTTTTTCCCATCCGCATCCGCGAGATACCGGGCGGTGCGGCCGCAATACAGCGCGAGTACGCGAAGCTCGGCCCGATATCGCGCGCCGAACGAAGTGTGGCCGTCATCTTCGTCGTCACTGCGTTGCTGTGGGTCACGCGCCCGCTCCTTGACGCGTGGCTGCCGGGCCTGTCCGACACATCGATCGCGATTGCCGCGGCACTCGCCACGTTCGTCGTGCCGGTCAGTCTCCGGGATGGCGAGTTCCTGATGGACTGGGAGACCGCCGAGCGCCTGCCCTGGGGCGTGCTGCTCCTGTTCGGTGGCGGGCTCGCGCTCGCGGACGCCGTCACCACCACCGGGCTGGCCGGCTGGATCGGGGAGGCGCTCGCAGGTCTCCAGGCGTGGCCGCTCCTGCTCATCATCGTGCTCATTACAGCGGTCGTCATCTTCCTGACCGAGCTGACGAGCAACACCGCGACCGCGGCCGCGTTCCTGCCCCTCGTCGCATCGCTCGCTCTCGGCATCGGCGAGAACCCGTTCGTGCTGCTCGTGCCCGCGGCGATCGCGGCCAGCTGCGCGTTCATGCTGCCCGTCGCCACGCCGCCGAACGCCATTGTCTATGGCAGCGGTTACGTGACGGTGCCGCAGATGGCGCGCGCCGGGATCTGGCTCAACATGCTCTTCATCGCGCTCATCACGCTGATGGTATACTCACTCGTGATCGTCGCATTCGGCATCGAGCTCGGCACACTGCCCGAGTGGTCGGCCAGGGTGGGACCAGGAGGTTCATTGCCATGA
- a CDS encoding PH domain-containing protein, translating to MPVTMKAGGVEAEAAQRELPFARLPVTLPPDRSLLTYYMLGSLLFGPFFIFAMIPAYFRYHTLRYDIDEQGITMRWGILFRREVSLTYARIQDIQLSSNLVERWLGLAKIQLQTASGSSSAEMTIEGMREVDALRDFLYARTRGAGSGAPAASQVPSIRSASPDIQELTEVLNAVAAELRALRLERTATARGADDD from the coding sequence ATGCCAGTGACGATGAAGGCGGGCGGTGTCGAGGCGGAGGCTGCGCAGCGCGAGCTGCCCTTTGCCCGCCTGCCGGTGACGCTTCCGCCCGATCGCAGCCTGCTGACCTACTACATGCTCGGATCACTGCTGTTCGGGCCATTCTTCATCTTCGCCATGATCCCGGCGTATTTCCGCTACCACACGCTGCGTTACGACATCGACGAGCAGGGGATCACCATGCGCTGGGGGATTCTGTTCCGACGCGAGGTGTCGCTGACGTACGCGCGCATCCAGGACATTCAGCTCTCGAGCAATCTGGTCGAGCGGTGGCTGGGTCTGGCCAAGATCCAGCTCCAGACGGCGAGCGGCAGCTCGAGCGCCGAGATGACGATCGAGGGCATGCGCGAAGTGGATGCGCTCCGCGACTTCCTGTATGCGCGAACGCGCGGTGCAGGTTCAGGCGCCCCGGCCGCGTCGCAGGTGCCATCGATCCGCAGCGCGTCGCCGGACATTCAGGAGCTGACGGAGGTGCTGAACGCGGTCGCCGCCGAGCTGCGCGCGCTGCGGCTCGAGCGTACCGCAACAGCGCGCGGGGCGGACGATGACTAG
- a CDS encoding glycoside hydrolase family 9 protein, with amino-acid sequence MNTRTLAINSSTLARTLDMMRTLLPVTLFALAGCATTSESDLPAAIRYNQLGYLPDAPKVAVLCSRDQRLPPSFRVNDANGRTVLGPVAIENAGPFGGCTASARLDFTAITGSGNYTIEAAPDLAVTVRVAADVYRGTADSLLAYMRQQRSLYNPFFRDSVHHRTDAILVDHPEAGTFLPVAGGWADAADYLQYVTTSAHATFVMLAAHRDHASSFTDAFDAHGLPGANGIADVLDEARWGLEWLVRMHPRDDLILNQIADDRDHMNADTPPTDMSDYGWGPGGFRPVYPCTGRPQGLFDGKNRSDGVASTAGKMAAAFALGALSLRDHDAAFADTLSRKAHTAYQAGRDNPGVCQTAPGRAPYFYEEANWVDDMELAAAEMHALTGDTVYLRHALEYAAQEPVTPWMGADTARHYEWYPWHNYGHHETWRGAGPDGRATLVDYYRRGLAAVAARADNGFLIGIPFIWCSNNLMAAFATQARLYREMSGDDTYIEHEFAAIDWLFGTNPWGTSMVVGLPRSGDYPVDPHSDVSRLLQDHLSQKGGLVDGPVYRSIYENLLYISLVHPDEYAEWNTGHIVYHDDWGDYSTNEPIMDGTAVLVYVLAGLGSRAP; translated from the coding sequence ATGAATACGCGCACGCTCGCCATCAATTCGAGCACACTCGCGCGCACGCTCGACATGATGCGCACGCTGCTGCCCGTCACGCTGTTTGCTCTTGCCGGCTGCGCCACCACGTCGGAGTCCGACCTGCCAGCCGCCATCCGTTATAACCAGCTCGGCTATCTCCCGGATGCGCCGAAGGTGGCCGTCCTGTGCTCGCGCGATCAGCGGCTCCCGCCCAGCTTCCGCGTCAACGACGCGAACGGCCGCACCGTGCTCGGTCCGGTCGCCATCGAGAATGCCGGACCGTTCGGCGGCTGCACCGCGTCCGCGCGTCTCGACTTCACGGCCATCACCGGGAGCGGCAACTACACGATCGAGGCCGCTCCGGACCTGGCTGTCACCGTGCGCGTTGCGGCCGATGTGTATCGCGGCACGGCCGACTCGCTGCTCGCCTACATGCGCCAGCAGCGCTCACTCTACAATCCGTTCTTCCGCGACTCCGTGCACCACCGCACCGACGCGATCCTGGTCGACCACCCCGAGGCGGGCACGTTCCTGCCCGTCGCCGGCGGCTGGGCGGATGCCGCGGACTATCTCCAGTACGTGACGACATCCGCGCATGCGACGTTCGTCATGCTCGCGGCACATCGCGATCACGCGTCGTCGTTCACGGATGCGTTCGACGCGCACGGACTGCCGGGCGCCAACGGCATCGCGGACGTTCTGGACGAGGCGCGCTGGGGACTCGAGTGGCTCGTGCGCATGCATCCGCGCGACGACCTCATCCTGAACCAGATCGCCGACGACCGCGACCACATGAACGCCGACACGCCGCCTACCGACATGTCCGATTACGGTTGGGGACCGGGCGGCTTCCGGCCCGTCTATCCGTGCACCGGCAGGCCGCAGGGCCTGTTCGACGGGAAGAACCGCTCTGACGGCGTCGCATCGACCGCCGGCAAGATGGCCGCGGCGTTCGCGCTCGGCGCACTGTCACTGCGCGATCACGATGCAGCGTTCGCGGACACGCTGAGTCGCAAGGCACACACGGCGTATCAGGCCGGTCGCGACAACCCCGGCGTATGCCAGACCGCGCCCGGCCGCGCACCGTATTTCTACGAAGAGGCCAACTGGGTGGATGACATGGAGCTCGCCGCGGCGGAAATGCACGCGCTCACCGGCGACACGGTGTACCTGCGCCACGCACTGGAGTATGCCGCACAGGAGCCGGTCACCCCGTGGATGGGCGCGGACACCGCGCGCCACTACGAGTGGTATCCGTGGCACAACTACGGTCACCACGAGACCTGGCGCGGCGCCGGACCGGACGGCAGGGCCACCCTGGTCGATTACTACCGCCGCGGTCTCGCCGCCGTCGCCGCACGCGCCGACAACGGCTTCCTCATTGGTATCCCCTTCATCTGGTGCTCCAACAACCTCATGGCCGCGTTCGCCACTCAGGCCCGGCTCTACCGCGAGATGTCCGGCGACGACACGTACATCGAACACGAGTTCGCCGCCATCGACTGGCTGTTCGGCACCAATCCCTGGGGCACCTCCATGGTCGTGGGACTGCCCCGTAGCGGCGACTATCCCGTCGATCCCCACTCCGACGTGTCGCGCCTGCTCCAGGATCACCTGAGCCAGAAGGGCGGCCTCGTCGACGGACCCGTCTATCGCTCGATCTACGAGAACCTGCTCTACATATCGCTGGTGCATCCCGACGAGTACGCCGAATGGAATACGGGCCACATCGTCTACCACGACGACTGGGGGGACTACTCGACCAACGAGCCGATCATGGACGGAACCGCCGTGCTGGTTTACGTTCTGGCCGGGCTCGGATCGCGCGCTCCGTGA
- a CDS encoding DUF3037 domain-containing protein → MNTATWTTYHFTVLRVVPHVHTGAFVNVGVVLHARSAEFLGMRAIMDEDTLRELAPDVDVELLLRYLHCYDAICRGDDSAGPIALVSPSERFHWISAPRSDVLQPAPVHEGVCMDPAAELDQLYRGYV, encoded by the coding sequence ATGAATACCGCGACCTGGACCACCTATCATTTCACCGTGCTGCGCGTCGTGCCGCACGTGCATACCGGCGCGTTCGTCAACGTCGGTGTCGTACTCCACGCCCGTTCCGCGGAGTTCCTCGGGATGCGCGCCATCATGGACGAGGACACGCTCCGCGAACTCGCCCCCGACGTCGATGTCGAGCTGCTCCTGCGTTACCTGCATTGCTACGACGCGATCTGCCGCGGCGATGACAGCGCCGGACCCATCGCTCTCGTCTCTCCCTCCGAGCGATTCCACTGGATCAGTGCACCCCGCTCCGACGTGCTCCAGCCGGCGCCTGTCCACGAAGGCGTCTGCATGGATCCGGCGGCGGAGCTGGATCAGCTGTATCGGGGATACGTCTAG
- a CDS encoding endonuclease/exonuclease/phosphatase family protein produces MWADRETGGAAGPPGSHSWRNRAAVLVLVAVAAAAACATARDPYPVRVMTYNIAAGGGDLAAVAAVIRAAAPDIVALQEVDVHWSERSRFADQAAELGEALGMHVRFGPIYELPPARRFGLAILSRTPIVEFTNHVVPRLSTQTNETEPVPLPGFLEAVTVIGGMRVHVFNTHLDYRADSRVREQQVRAMLEVLAAETRPTVLMGDLNAPPSAPELQPLLAELRDAWSANEEHGLTYPAHAPDKRIDYILLSRHFSPVALHVPAAQASDHRPVIADLRLH; encoded by the coding sequence ATGTGGGCAGATCGGGAGACCGGTGGCGCGGCCGGGCCGCCAGGCTCGCACTCATGGCGTAACCGGGCCGCAGTGCTGGTGCTCGTCGCCGTAGCGGCCGCGGCCGCGTGCGCGACGGCGCGCGATCCGTATCCGGTGCGCGTCATGACCTACAACATCGCGGCGGGAGGTGGCGACCTGGCTGCGGTTGCCGCTGTGATCCGGGCGGCCGCGCCGGATATTGTCGCCCTCCAGGAGGTGGACGTTCACTGGAGTGAGCGGAGCCGGTTCGCGGATCAGGCCGCTGAGCTCGGGGAAGCGCTGGGCATGCACGTGCGCTTCGGACCGATCTATGAGCTGCCGCCGGCGCGCAGATTCGGACTCGCCATTCTAAGCCGCACGCCGATCGTGGAGTTCACCAATCACGTCGTACCGCGACTCTCCACACAGACGAACGAGACCGAGCCGGTACCGCTGCCCGGGTTCCTCGAGGCGGTGACCGTAATCGGCGGTATGCGCGTCCATGTATTCAACACACACCTGGACTACCGCGCCGACTCGCGCGTGCGGGAGCAGCAGGTTCGCGCGATGCTCGAGGTGCTGGCGGCAGAGACCCGACCGACCGTGCTCATGGGCGATCTCAACGCGCCGCCGTCCGCTCCGGAGCTCCAGCCGCTCCTCGCGGAGCTGCGCGATGCCTGGAGCGCGAACGAGGAGCACGGCCTGACCTATCCCGCGCACGCGCCGGACAAGCGTATCGATTACATTCTGCTGTCCCGCCACTTCAGCCCAGTGGCACTGCACGTACCGGCAGCACAGGCCTCGGACCACCGGCCGGTGATCGCCGACCTTCGCCTCCACTGA
- a CDS encoding beta-N-acetylglucosaminidase domain-containing protein, whose protein sequence is MDLGIIEGFYGRPWTWEERAATASFLAPHGYRFYLYAPKADTYLRRRWQEPHPAEDASRLGDFAAHCRSLDVRFGVGLSPYELYQNFDNAARAALGDKLAFLDELGIRDLAVLFDDMRGDLPDLAHRQVEIVDWIATRTRADRIIVCPTYYSDDPVLDRVFGRRPDRYVEEFGALMDPRFEIFWTGEEVVSREISVGHAQRVTEQLRRKPFLWDNYPVNDGQRMSQYLHLRGFTGRPAGLADHLAAHGVNPALQPTLTRIPALTLVESYRRGADYQYGDAMRRAATEVLGSELGALVRDDTLILQDVGLDRLGDKESLLRQHYEGVDHPGAREIIAWLDGGYRITDEIVHTQ, encoded by the coding sequence ATGGATCTCGGGATCATCGAAGGATTCTACGGCCGCCCGTGGACGTGGGAGGAGCGCGCCGCGACCGCCTCCTTCCTCGCACCGCACGGCTACCGTTTCTACCTCTATGCCCCCAAGGCCGATACGTATCTGCGCCGACGCTGGCAGGAGCCCCACCCTGCCGAGGACGCCAGCCGGCTCGGCGACTTCGCCGCGCACTGCCGCAGTCTGGACGTGCGTTTCGGCGTCGGCCTCAGCCCCTACGAGCTCTACCAGAATTTCGACAATGCGGCGCGCGCGGCGCTCGGCGACAAGCTCGCGTTCCTGGACGAGCTCGGCATCCGCGACCTGGCCGTGCTCTTCGACGACATGCGCGGTGACCTCCCCGACCTGGCTCACCGTCAGGTCGAGATCGTCGACTGGATCGCGACCCGCACGCGCGCGGACCGTATCATCGTGTGTCCGACGTACTACTCGGACGATCCCGTGCTCGACCGCGTCTTCGGCCGGCGCCCCGACCGATACGTCGAGGAGTTCGGCGCGCTCATGGACCCGCGGTTCGAGATCTTCTGGACAGGCGAGGAGGTGGTGTCGCGGGAGATCTCGGTCGGCCACGCGCAACGGGTGACCGAGCAGCTGCGCCGCAAGCCGTTCCTCTGGGACAACTATCCCGTGAACGACGGGCAGCGCATGTCGCAGTATCTGCATCTGCGCGGCTTCACGGGTCGGCCGGCCGGCCTCGCGGATCATCTCGCGGCGCACGGCGTCAATCCCGCGCTGCAGCCGACGCTCACGCGCATCCCCGCTCTCACGCTCGTCGAGAGCTATCGCCGCGGTGCGGATTACCAGTACGGCGACGCGATGCGGCGGGCGGCGACCGAGGTCCTGGGCAGTGAGCTGGGTGCCCTTGTGCGCGACGATACGCTCATCCTCCAGGACGTCGGCCTGGATCGGCTGGGGGACAAGGAATCACTGCTGCGGCAGCACTACGAGGGCGTGGACCACCCGGGCGCGCGCGAGATCATCGCGTGGCTCGATGGCGGGTACCGTATCACGGACGAGATCGTTCACACGCAGTGA
- a CDS encoding PH domain-containing protein: MTSTVTDARGSSAGTGTLRSLTLRLLRVPARPQPPAGDAGPVLTFHASRRYFHYKVAIWAMRQLGALIALVGGTLFLITVADRSPELARFTGWRLIEVWAWTVFVAQLPFSYMLLRLDFEMRWYILADRSLRIREGTLVMREKTMSYANIQNISIRRNPLQRIFGLATVAVRAAGGGSGASEHKGGGSGGHTHEALFEGVDNADEIRSILRERIRRHRDSGLGDPDDVYDDDVASPVLTAARSLLEEARALRTATP; the protein is encoded by the coding sequence ATGACTAGCACAGTGACGGATGCTCGCGGGAGCAGCGCGGGGACCGGCACACTGCGATCGCTTACGCTCCGCCTGCTGCGCGTGCCCGCACGGCCGCAGCCGCCGGCGGGCGATGCGGGTCCGGTGCTGACGTTCCACGCGTCGCGGCGCTACTTCCATTACAAGGTGGCGATCTGGGCGATGCGGCAGCTGGGTGCCCTGATCGCGCTGGTCGGCGGCACGCTGTTCCTGATCACTGTAGCGGATCGCAGTCCGGAGTTGGCCCGCTTCACGGGCTGGAGACTGATCGAGGTGTGGGCCTGGACGGTGTTCGTCGCGCAGCTGCCGTTCAGCTACATGCTGCTGCGACTCGACTTCGAGATGCGGTGGTACATCCTGGCGGATCGCAGCCTGCGCATACGCGAGGGCACGCTCGTCATGCGCGAAAAGACGATGTCCTACGCGAACATCCAGAACATATCGATTCGGCGGAACCCGCTTCAGCGCATCTTCGGACTGGCTACCGTCGCAGTGCGCGCCGCAGGTGGGGGCTCCGGCGCCTCGGAGCACAAGGGCGGCGGCTCCGGCGGACATACGCACGAAGCGCTGTTCGAAGGCGTCGACAACGCCGACGAGATCCGGAGCATCCTGCGGGAACGCATCCGCCGGCACCGCGACAGCGGGCTCGGCGACCCCGACGACGTCTACGACGACGACGTCGCGTCACCCGTACTCACCGCAGCGCGCAGCCTCCTGGAGGAAGCCCGCGCCCTGCGCACTGCGACACCCTGA
- a CDS encoding HipA family kinase, with protein sequence MAPLPTYTAHRYVQPLREGGSLPAIVDTEDGLYVVKFRGAGQGPRALVAELIVARLARVIGLPTPDIAIVDVPPQFGVSEPDPEIQDLLRASHGTNVGLRYLDGAFNFALAAAHDVVTPDFAARLVWLDAFVTNPDRTHRNTNLLVWQRQPWLIDHGAALYVHHDWESVDETRTRSPFPLIRDHVLITSSDAIQDVDDELAGRITEDVIHDILRDIPDPLLEDPAVFPDADAARQRYVRYLSERLRGPRAFVAEAVRARETVIAEPPQRRQARR encoded by the coding sequence GTGGCGCCCCTGCCGACGTACACCGCGCACCGATACGTCCAGCCGCTGCGCGAGGGCGGATCGCTGCCGGCGATCGTCGATACCGAGGATGGCCTCTACGTCGTGAAGTTCCGCGGCGCAGGGCAGGGTCCGCGCGCGCTCGTCGCCGAGCTGATCGTCGCACGCCTCGCCCGCGTCATCGGCCTGCCCACTCCCGACATCGCCATTGTCGATGTGCCGCCGCAGTTCGGTGTGAGCGAGCCGGACCCCGAGATCCAGGACCTGCTCCGCGCCAGCCACGGCACGAACGTAGGCCTGCGCTACCTCGACGGCGCGTTCAACTTCGCGCTCGCAGCTGCGCACGATGTCGTGACCCCCGACTTCGCCGCACGGCTGGTATGGCTCGATGCATTCGTGACGAACCCGGATCGCACACATCGCAACACGAACCTGCTCGTGTGGCAGCGCCAGCCGTGGCTGATCGACCATGGCGCGGCGCTGTACGTCCACCACGACTGGGAGAGCGTCGACGAAACCCGCACGCGGTCGCCTTTCCCGCTCATCCGCGATCACGTGCTCATTACATCGAGCGATGCCATACAGGACGTCGATGACGAGCTCGCCGGTCGTATCACCGAGGACGTGATCCACGACATCCTGCGCGACATCCCCGACCCGCTACTCGAGGATCCCGCCGTCTTTCCCGATGCAGATGCGGCGCGCCAGCGCTATGTGCGGTACCTGAGCGAGCGGCTGCGCGGGCCTCGTGCATTTGTCGCCGAAGCCGTGCGCGCACGCGAAACGGTGATCGCCGAGCCGCCGCAGCGACGACAGGCGCGCCGATGA